In Accipiter gentilis chromosome 21, bAccGen1.1, whole genome shotgun sequence, one DNA window encodes the following:
- the HSPA13 gene encoding heat shock 70 kDa protein 13: MAGQMAVLGSAILALLLAGYLAQQYLPMPTPKVIGIDLGTTYCSVGVFLPGTGEVKVIADENGHNSIPSIVSFTDREVYVGYDGLELADSNPQNTIYDAKRFIGKIFTSEELKNESSRYPFKIFNNNGSAEFSVTTNETFRITPEHIGSQLLLKLKRMAEGYLGMPVSKAVISVPAEFDERQRNSTIKAANLAGLNVLRVINEPTAAAMAYGLHKADVFNVLVVDLGGGTLDVSLLNKQGGMFLTRAMAGNNKLGGQDFNQRLMLYLYDQLHQMYGSLPTRKEETHRLRQAVEAVKLNLTVHEAATLRVLLTMPERKLIKELPESEVKTNTVLKGKPSQRTKELKNLGDTSKVENNFVKVVFETEISRKLFEMLNEDLFEKILVPIEQVLKEGHLHKAEVDEIVLVGGSTRIPQIRKVIRDFFGKEPNTSVDPDLAVVMGVAIQAGIVGGSWPLQVSAIEIPNKHLRKTNFN, from the exons ATGGCCGGGCAGATGGCGGTGCTGG GTTCAGCTATTTTGGCTCTCTTGTTAGCTGGCTATCTAGCACAGCAATATTTACCGATGCCTACACCGAAAGTAATTGGGATTGACCTTGGCACGACTTACTGCTCTGTTGGTGTCTTTCTTCCTGGAACAGGGGAGGTGAAAGTTATTGCAGATGAAAATGGGCACAACAGCATACCAAGTATAGTCTCTTTCACAGACAGAGAGGTATATGTAGGATATGATGGCCTAGAACTGGCTGATTCAAATCCTCAGAACACCATATATGATGCAAAAAGATTCATTGGGAAAATCTTCActtcagaagaactgaaaaatgaaagtaGCAGGTATCCCTTTAAG ATTTTCAACAACAATGGATCAGCTGAATTTTCTGTGACAACTAATGAAACCTTTCGCATCACTCCAGAGCATATTGGCTCTCAGCTGCTACTGAAATTGAAGAGAATGGCAGAAGGCTATCTTGGCATGCCCGTTTCGAAGGCAGTCATCTCTGTGCCAGCAGAGTTTGATGAAAGGCAACGGAATTCTACCATTAAGGCAGCTAACCTTGCAG GGCTAAATGTGTTGAGAGTAATCAATGAACCCACAGCTGCAGCTATGGCTTATGGACTCCACAAAGCCGATGTGTTTAATGTTCTGGTGGTGGATTTGGGTGGAGGAACTTTGGATGTGTCTCTGTTGAACAAGCAGGGAGGGATGTTCCTCACACGAGCCATGGCAG GTAACAACAAACTTGGAGGACAGGATTTTAATCAGAGGTTGATGCTGTATTTATATGATCAGCTCCATCAAATGTATGGTTCTCTGccaacaagaaaagaagaaacacatcGTCTCAGACAGGCTGTGGAAGCAGTTAAATTAAATCTGACTGTTCACGAGGCAGCTACACTAAGGGTGTTGTTGACTATGCCAGAAAGGAAGCTTATAAAAGAACTTCCAGAAAGTGAGGTAAAAACAAACACTGTGCTAAAAGGCAAGCCTTCACAAAGaacaaaagagctgaaaaatctTGGAGACACTTCAAAAGTAGAGAATAACTTTGTCAAAGTTGTGTTTGAAACAGAAATCTCTAGGAAACTATTTGAGATGTTAAATGAGGACCTTTTTGAGAAGATTCTTGTGCCAATTGAACAAGTGTTGAAGGAAGGCCACCTACACAAAGCAGAAGTGGATGAAATTGTGTTAGTTGGAGGCTCCACCCGGATTCCTCAAATACGCAAAGTTATTCGGGATTTCTTTGGAAAGGAACCTAACACCTCGGTAGATCCTGATCTAGCAGTTGTAATGGGTGTAGCTATCCAAGCAGGAATTGTTGGTGGGTCCTGGCCTCTTCAAGTCAGCGCTATAGAAATTCCTAATAAGCATTTACGGAAGActaattttaactga